In one Nicotiana sylvestris chromosome 8, ASM39365v2, whole genome shotgun sequence genomic region, the following are encoded:
- the LOC104227190 gene encoding beta-1,3-galactosyltransferase 7-like has product MKNRNRGKVSPKWIAILCIFSFALGMLFSNRVWTPPESDGMIMFGRRHKQERDLAFISDDCDSKDNQKEDMIGEFNKAQVAIQSLDKSIAKIQSELPSTKTLLTPRKTEAVPSTSTNTERSGTRKKAFMVIGINTAFSSRRRRDSIRETWMPQGEKLLRLEQEKGIIVRFMIGHSATSNSILDRAIDSEDAQHKDILRLDHIEGYHELSAKTKAFFSVGAAKWDAEYYVKVDDDVHVNLGTLAATLAKHRLKPRVYIGCMKSGPVLYKKSVKYHEPEFWKFGETGNKYFRHATGQIYAISKELATYIANNKPILHKYANEDVSLGAWLIGLEVEHIDDRNMCCGTPPECEWKAQAGNVCVASFDWSCSGICKSVERIKHVHAKCSESPATLWGALI; this is encoded by the exons ATGAAGAACCGAAACAGAGGCAAAGTCTCACCTAAATGGATTGCTATtctttgcatttttagctttgCTCTTGGCATGCTTTTCTCTAATAG AGTTTGGACTCCTCCAGAATCAGATGGGATGATCATGTTTGGAAGGCGCCATAAACAAGAAAGAGACTTGGCTTTTATTTCTGACGATTGTGATTCCAAAGATAACCAG AAGGAGGACATGATTGGAGAGTTTAACAAAGCCCAAGTAGCTATCCA ATCGTTGGATAAGTCAATTGCTAAGATTCAAAGTGAGCTGCCTTCAACTAAGACTCTTCTAACTCCGCGGAAAACTGAAGCAGTTCCTTCCACGAGCACAAATACTGAAAGAAGTGGGACTAGAAAGAAGGCATTTATGGTTATTGGAATAAACACTGCCTTCAGTAGTAGAAGGAGGCGTGATTCTATTAGAGAAACCTGGATGCCTCAAG GTGAAAAGCTACTTAGattagagcaagaaaaggggatcATTGTGCGCTTCATGATCGGCCACAG TGCAACATCAAATAGCATTTTAGATCGAGCCATTGATAGTGAAGATGCTCAGCACAAGGACATTCTTCGACTT GATCACATAGAAGGTTATCATGAATTATCTGCAAAGACGAAAGCTTTCTTCTCGGTTGGAGCTGCAAAATGGGATGCTGAGTACTATGtaaaggttgatgatgatgttCACGTCAATTTAG GTACACTAGCTGCAACTCTTGCCAAGCACAGGTTAAAACCCAGGGTGTATATAGGATGCATGAAATCAGGGCCAGTTCTTTATAAAAA GAGTGTTAAGTACCATGAACCTGAGTTCTGGAAATTTGGAGAGACGGGAAATAAGTACTTCCGACATGCAACTGGACAGATATATGCCATCTCGAAAGAACTGGCAACCTACATTGCCAACAACAA ACCTATTCTGCATAAATATGCAAATGAAGATGTGTCACTCGGGGCATGGTTGATCGGTCTAGAAGTTGAGCACATTGATGATCGTAACATGTGCTGTGGAACTCCTCCTG AATGTGAATGGAAAGCACAAGCAGGTAATGTTTGTGTGGCATCATTTGATTGGAGCTGCAGTGGAATTTGCAAATCAGTTGAAAGAATCAAGCACGTACATGCAAAATGCAGCGAAAGTCCTGCTACTCTATGGGGGGCTCTCATATAG